A portion of the Elusimicrobiota bacterium genome contains these proteins:
- a CDS encoding sensor domain-containing diguanylate cyclase gives MARSREPALSITAWQVIQSMHDGVVITDPHGSIMAANDAFCSVTGYPREELIGRNPRILHSGKHDRAFFRRMWSDIRRAGCWQGEIWNRRKNGAVYLEWLTISAITDAWGHTRCYIGISRDITSPKLNEERLTHLAQYDPLTGLPNRRLFNERLRRALAGRPSRDQLCVLFLDLDYFKDVNDRWGHAAGDAFLMAVAARLRGCVRRTDVVARWAGDEFALLLDPVSGRQDAARVARKILHVMRRPFTLRGRRVRTSVSIGGCMIEGRTTPERLLAKADRAMYAVKKLGRNDLRFWGRAVSLRRKPSGSRRTP, from the coding sequence ATGGCCAGGTCGCGCGAGCCGGCGCTGTCCATCACGGCATGGCAGGTCATCCAATCCATGCACGACGGCGTCGTCATCACCGACCCCCACGGCTCGATCATGGCGGCCAACGACGCCTTCTGCTCCGTCACCGGCTACCCGCGCGAGGAGCTGATCGGCCGGAATCCGCGCATCCTACACTCCGGCAAGCACGACCGCGCGTTCTTCCGCCGGATGTGGAGCGACATCCGCCGCGCCGGCTGCTGGCAGGGCGAGATCTGGAACCGGCGCAAGAACGGCGCGGTCTACCTCGAATGGCTCACGATCAGCGCGATCACCGACGCCTGGGGCCACACGCGCTGCTACATCGGCATCTCGCGCGACATCACGAGCCCGAAGCTCAACGAGGAGCGCCTCACGCATCTCGCCCAGTACGACCCCCTGACGGGCCTCCCCAACCGCCGCCTCTTCAACGAGCGACTGCGGCGCGCGCTGGCCGGCCGCCCCTCCCGCGACCAGCTCTGCGTCCTCTTCCTCGACCTCGACTACTTCAAGGACGTCAACGACCGCTGGGGCCACGCCGCGGGCGACGCCTTCCTGATGGCGGTGGCGGCGCGCCTGCGCGGCTGCGTCCGGCGGACCGACGTCGTGGCCCGCTGGGCGGGCGACGAGTTCGCCCTGCTCCTCGACCCGGTCTCGGGCCGGCAGGACGCCGCCCGGGTGGCCCGCAAGATCCTGCACGTCATGAGGCGGCCGTTCACCTTGCGCGGCCGCCGGGTCCGGACCTCGGTCAGCATCGGGGGCTGCATGATCGAAGGCCGGACCACGCCGGAACGACTGCTCGCCAAGGCCGACCGGGCGATGTACGCGGTCAAGAAGCTGGGCCGCAACGACCTGCGGTTCTGGGGCCGCGCCGTTTCGTTGCGTCGTAAGCCGTCAGGGAGCAGGAGGACGCCATGA
- a CDS encoding cation-translocating P-type ATPase has product MLKDRETAAWHRLPPEEALSALGSSAAGLSAAEAAARLAENGPNALASAPRRSAAAIFLAQFADVLVVVLLAAAVVSGVIGDLEDTVVIAVILVLNAAIGFFQEYRAENALAALKAMTAPTALARRDGELVTVAAADLVTGDVVALEAGAVVPADLRLLEAARLNVNESALTGESVPVEKSVAAVDKDIQALGDRRNMAYAGTIVTGGRGTGVVAAVAMATEFGRVAGLLRDTEEVGTPLQKRLASFGRRLAGVVLGICALVFAAGVLRGEPVLQMLLTAVSLAVAAVPEALPAVVTISLALGALKMAKQNALVRRLPAVETLGSVTVICSDKTGTLTLNKMRVEEMHGEGEGLVAAMALCSDAREDSEGRITGDPTEAALLSAALSAGADLRALARLYPRLEELPFDPERKLMTTFHRHPEGGFVSFTKGAAEAVLERCDAAQPEAAKAAEKQAASGLRVLALASRRWAERPATLTHDRAEAGLTLLGVAGLLDPPRPAARASVLTCTEAGIKTIMITGDHPLTASAIARRLGILNGDDGVMDGVELASLGDEEFARRVEGVRVYARVAPEQKLRIVKALQRHGEVVAMTGDGVNDAPALRRAEIGVAMGVAGTDAAKEASAMVLLDDDFATIVAAVREGRRLYDNIRRFVKYQLTTNSAEVWIIASAPVLGLPIPLLPIHILWINLLTDGLPGLALVAEPAEAGLMRRGPRPPGESIFAHGLGLHAVWVGVLMSFLALGAQFLLVSRGDAHWRTMIFTVLVFTQMGHVLAIRSERESLFSQGLLSNKPLFAAVAGMILLQLAAVYLPPFQRALKTQALSPGELAAAAGLSTVVFFAVELEKWLRRRGARG; this is encoded by the coding sequence ATGTTGAAAGACCGCGAGACCGCCGCCTGGCACCGCCTGCCTCCGGAGGAGGCCCTGTCCGCCCTGGGCTCGTCGGCCGCCGGCCTGAGCGCCGCCGAGGCCGCGGCGCGCCTGGCCGAGAACGGCCCCAACGCGCTGGCGTCCGCGCCCCGCCGCTCCGCCGCCGCGATCTTCCTCGCCCAGTTCGCCGACGTCCTCGTGGTCGTCCTCCTGGCCGCGGCCGTGGTCTCGGGGGTGATCGGCGACCTCGAGGACACGGTCGTGATCGCCGTGATCCTCGTCCTCAACGCGGCGATCGGCTTCTTCCAGGAGTACCGCGCGGAGAACGCCCTGGCCGCGCTCAAGGCCATGACCGCGCCGACCGCGCTCGCGCGGCGCGACGGCGAGCTCGTCACGGTGGCGGCCGCGGACCTCGTGACCGGGGACGTCGTGGCCCTCGAGGCGGGCGCCGTCGTGCCCGCCGACCTGCGCCTGCTCGAGGCGGCGCGCCTGAACGTCAACGAGTCCGCGCTCACCGGCGAGTCGGTGCCCGTGGAGAAGTCCGTCGCCGCCGTGGACAAGGACATCCAGGCGCTGGGCGACCGGCGCAACATGGCCTATGCGGGGACCATCGTCACCGGCGGACGGGGGACGGGCGTGGTCGCGGCCGTCGCCATGGCCACCGAGTTCGGGCGCGTCGCCGGCCTGTTGCGGGACACGGAGGAGGTCGGCACGCCCCTGCAGAAGCGCCTGGCCTCGTTCGGACGGCGGCTGGCCGGCGTCGTGCTGGGCATCTGCGCGCTCGTCTTCGCCGCCGGCGTGCTGCGCGGCGAGCCGGTCCTCCAGATGCTGCTGACCGCCGTGAGCCTGGCCGTCGCCGCGGTGCCCGAGGCCCTGCCCGCGGTGGTGACGATCTCGCTCGCGCTCGGCGCGCTCAAGATGGCCAAGCAGAACGCGCTCGTGCGCCGCCTGCCCGCCGTGGAGACCTTGGGCTCGGTCACCGTCATCTGCTCCGACAAGACCGGGACCTTGACGCTCAACAAGATGCGCGTCGAGGAGATGCACGGGGAGGGGGAAGGACTCGTCGCGGCGATGGCGCTGTGCAGCGACGCCCGCGAGGACTCCGAAGGGCGGATCACGGGAGACCCGACCGAGGCGGCCCTGCTCAGCGCGGCGCTGAGCGCCGGGGCGGACCTGCGCGCGCTCGCGCGGCTCTATCCCCGCCTCGAGGAACTCCCCTTCGATCCCGAGCGCAAGCTGATGACCACCTTCCACCGCCACCCCGAGGGAGGGTTCGTCTCTTTCACCAAGGGCGCGGCCGAGGCCGTGCTCGAGCGCTGCGACGCCGCGCAGCCCGAGGCCGCGAAAGCCGCCGAGAAGCAGGCGGCCTCCGGCCTGCGCGTGCTGGCCCTGGCCTCGCGCCGCTGGGCGGAGCGCCCCGCGACCCTCACCCACGACCGGGCCGAGGCCGGGCTGACCTTGCTCGGCGTCGCCGGCCTGCTGGACCCGCCCCGGCCCGCGGCGCGCGCCTCGGTGCTCACCTGCACGGAAGCGGGGATCAAGACGATCATGATCACCGGCGACCACCCGCTCACGGCGTCGGCGATCGCGCGGCGGCTGGGCATACTGAACGGGGACGACGGGGTCATGGACGGCGTCGAGCTCGCCTCGCTCGGCGACGAGGAATTCGCGCGCCGGGTCGAGGGCGTGCGGGTCTACGCGCGAGTGGCCCCCGAGCAGAAGCTCCGTATCGTCAAGGCGCTTCAGCGCCACGGGGAGGTCGTCGCGATGACCGGCGACGGCGTCAACGACGCGCCGGCCCTGCGCCGCGCCGAGATCGGCGTGGCCATGGGGGTCGCGGGGACCGACGCGGCCAAGGAGGCCTCCGCGATGGTGCTCCTCGACGACGACTTCGCGACGATCGTCGCCGCCGTCCGCGAGGGACGGCGGCTGTACGACAACATCCGGCGCTTCGTGAAGTACCAGCTGACGACGAACTCCGCCGAGGTCTGGATCATCGCGAGCGCGCCCGTGCTGGGCCTTCCCATCCCGCTCCTGCCCATCCACATCCTGTGGATCAACCTGCTCACCGACGGCCTGCCCGGGCTGGCGCTCGTCGCCGAGCCGGCCGAGGCCGGCCTCATGCGGCGCGGCCCGCGGCCGCCGGGGGAGAGCATCTTCGCCCACGGCCTGGGCCTGCACGCCGTCTGGGTGGGCGTGCTCATGTCGTTCCTCGCCCTCGGCGCGCAGTTCCTCCTCGTCTCCCGGGGCGACGCGCATTGGCGGACGATGATCTTCACCGTGCTGGTGTTCACCCAGATGGGCCATGTGCTCGCGATCCGCTCGGAACGCGAGTCGCTGTTCTCCCAGGGGCTGCTGTCCAACAAGCCGCTGTTCGCCGCGGTGGCGGGGATGATCCTGCTCCAGCTCGCCGCGGTCTACCTTCCGCCTTTCCAGCGCGCGCTGAAGACCCAGGCGCTGAGCCCCGGCGAGCTGGCCGCGGCGGCCGGATTGTCCACGGTCGTGTTCTTCGCGGTGGAGCTCGAGAAATGGCTCAGGCGCCGCGGCGCTCGCGGATGA
- a CDS encoding AI-2E family transporter — METRFLAVAGLLLALLAARLFAPFLGALLAAASVALVLAPLHKSCAGRAPRRPGAAAAALTALVCLTGAVPFFFGGWALLREAEEAYPAARYRLAVLSENGGAGWKPPQRLAGVVATGRDLAAALNLKPRQAVLENLDQVGAWAGGAARALAKNAAVVFLNFAVFAAALFLFLRDGEDVVRRASELIPLPEADKARLLTRIRGVLLAVANGIFAVALLQGTLAWAGFALFGVPFAFLLGSACVLLSPIPFVGSAVIWVPVVAYTALQGAAAKAAALALWFVLVVSLSDNVVRPILLGAQTKLPIPLVFVAVIGALKAFGIAGLFIGPLAIALAFGFYDIIRERRGA; from the coding sequence ATGGAGACCCGCTTCCTCGCCGTCGCCGGCCTGCTGCTGGCCCTGCTCGCGGCGCGCCTCTTCGCCCCGTTCCTCGGCGCGCTGCTCGCAGCCGCCTCGGTCGCGCTCGTCCTCGCCCCCCTGCACAAGTCCTGCGCGGGCCGCGCGCCGCGCCGTCCCGGGGCGGCGGCCGCCGCGCTGACGGCGCTGGTGTGCCTGACCGGGGCCGTGCCGTTCTTCTTCGGCGGCTGGGCCCTCCTGCGCGAGGCCGAGGAGGCCTATCCGGCGGCCCGCTACCGGCTGGCCGTGCTGTCGGAGAACGGCGGGGCCGGCTGGAAGCCGCCGCAGAGGCTCGCGGGCGTCGTCGCGACGGGCCGCGACCTGGCCGCGGCGCTGAACCTCAAGCCGCGTCAGGCCGTGCTCGAGAACCTCGACCAGGTCGGCGCCTGGGCGGGCGGCGCGGCGCGGGCCTTGGCCAAGAACGCGGCGGTCGTCTTCCTCAACTTCGCCGTGTTCGCCGCGGCGCTGTTCCTGTTCCTGCGCGACGGGGAGGACGTCGTCCGCCGCGCCAGCGAGCTGATCCCGCTCCCGGAGGCGGACAAGGCCCGGCTGCTGACGCGGATCCGCGGCGTCCTGCTCGCCGTCGCCAACGGCATATTCGCGGTCGCCCTTCTCCAGGGAACGCTCGCCTGGGCGGGCTTCGCGCTGTTCGGGGTGCCTTTCGCCTTCCTCCTCGGCTCCGCCTGCGTCCTGCTCTCGCCGATCCCCTTCGTCGGCTCCGCGGTGATCTGGGTGCCGGTCGTGGCCTATACGGCGCTCCAGGGGGCCGCGGCGAAGGCGGCGGCGCTCGCCCTCTGGTTCGTGCTCGTCGTGAGCCTGTCGGACAACGTCGTGCGCCCCATCCTCCTCGGCGCCCAGACGAAGCTCCCGATCCCGCTGGTGTTCGTCGCGGTGATCGGGGCGCTGAAGGCCTTCGGGATCGCCGGCCTGTTCATCGGCCCGCTCGCGATCGCGCTCGCCTTCGGCTTCTACGACATCATCCGCGAGCGCCGCGGCGCCTGA
- a CDS encoding DUF2892 domain-containing protein, which yields MTIERQIRAIAGSFILASLALAHWVDARFLWFTAFVGANLLQSAFTRWCLMEDVLRRLGTAPRDPADTR from the coding sequence ATGACGATCGAACGACAGATACGCGCCATCGCGGGGAGCTTCATCCTCGCGAGCCTCGCGCTGGCCCACTGGGTCGACGCGCGGTTCCTCTGGTTCACCGCCTTCGTCGGGGCGAACCTCCTCCAGTCCGCGTTCACGCGCTGGTGCCTGATGGAGGACGTCCTGCGCAGGCTCGGGACGGCCCCCCGCGACCCCGCGGATACGCGATGA
- a CDS encoding efflux RND transporter permease subunit, giving the protein MNAHPPLGPAGRLAQSFVRSKLTALIVLGAIALGAMATARLPREEEPQINVPMFDVMVPMPGSSAAEVSERVVAVGERRLMEIPGVEYVYATAQNNGAFFIVRFKVGTDPDDAMTRVYTKTFANLDLLPPGAGQPLIKPRSIDDVPVLALTLTGAGLSPLQLRRAAAELRRVVTTVENVADVEILGGRRRRLSVFFDPAALARRRLSPLDLAGLLRASNRRLPSGTVDAGGRAVKVETDAFIRGADDLRAVVLGVSDGRPVRVADVAKVVDGPDEDEREVAVYEGPSGAAVPAVTLQVSKRRGANATTVTRAALARVEKARESLPGALTVTVTRDYGETAKHKSDELLYHMLLATLSVTVLVALALGLREALVVLIAVPVTLALTLLVYWMVGYTLNRITLFALIFSIGILVDDAIVVVENIHRHFAMGDGRPLWKLAVDATDEVGNPTLLATWAVIAAILPMAFVGGLMGPYMRPIPVGASFAMLFSAFIAFVVSPWAFVKILTYWKPSPAKAHAEEGALDRLYRRVMGRLLDDRKARAWYLAATALMLLAAAALVPLKAVVIKMLPFDDKDDFEVVLNMPEGSSLTATKGAVAELSAVLRAVPEVERVIAYLGVGAPHNFNGLVRHYFLRTNPDQADLVVRLTPKGKRRQSHPIARGVRPAVTEIARKYGARVQVAEVPPGPPVLSTLVFEVYGPDAAKRDDFARRLKALLEMTPDVTDVDTYVPSPEPLSRLVVDREKATLNGIAPASVAAAARLGLAGETLDLAHMDGELEPVEIALRLPEDRRRSLDGARAVSLIARSGAPITVGALTRESRLDADGPVYHKNLRPVSYVIAEVGGRTESPVYALLDLKPRIERLARDAGVDLETWYTRLPDDRSKLALKWDGEWQITYEVFRDMGVAFALVLLLIYGLVVAWFESFTVPLVIMAPIPLTLVGILPAHWAMGAFFTATSMIGFIAGAGIVVRNSIILVDFIELRRREGMTLRDAVIDAGAVRFRPMLLTAAAVVAGAGVILFDPIFQGLAVALMAGEVASTVLSRIAVPVLYFMMEEDR; this is encoded by the coding sequence ATGAACGCCCACCCCCCCCTCGGACCCGCCGGGCGCCTGGCCCAGTCCTTCGTCCGCTCCAAGCTGACGGCCCTGATCGTGCTCGGCGCGATCGCGCTGGGCGCGATGGCGACCGCCCGCCTGCCGCGAGAGGAGGAGCCGCAGATCAACGTGCCGATGTTCGACGTCATGGTGCCGATGCCCGGCTCGAGCGCGGCCGAGGTGTCGGAGCGCGTCGTCGCCGTCGGCGAGCGCCGCCTCATGGAGATCCCCGGCGTCGAGTACGTGTACGCGACCGCCCAGAACAACGGCGCCTTCTTCATCGTGCGCTTCAAGGTCGGCACCGACCCCGACGACGCGATGACGCGCGTCTACACCAAGACCTTCGCCAACCTCGACCTGCTCCCTCCGGGCGCGGGGCAGCCCCTGATCAAGCCCCGCTCGATCGACGACGTGCCGGTCCTGGCCCTGACCCTCACGGGCGCCGGACTTTCCCCGCTCCAGCTGCGCCGCGCCGCCGCCGAGCTGCGCCGCGTGGTGACCACCGTCGAGAACGTGGCCGACGTCGAGATCCTGGGCGGCCGGCGCCGGCGCCTGTCGGTGTTCTTCGACCCGGCGGCGCTGGCGCGCCGCCGTCTGTCCCCGCTCGATCTGGCGGGGCTCTTGAGAGCCTCGAACCGCCGCCTTCCGTCCGGCACCGTGGACGCGGGCGGGCGCGCGGTGAAGGTGGAGACGGACGCCTTCATCCGCGGCGCGGACGATCTGCGGGCCGTGGTGCTGGGCGTCTCCGACGGGCGGCCGGTGCGCGTCGCCGACGTGGCCAAGGTCGTCGACGGCCCCGACGAGGACGAGCGGGAAGTCGCCGTCTACGAAGGGCCCTCCGGCGCGGCGGTCCCCGCGGTGACGCTCCAGGTGTCCAAGCGCCGCGGCGCCAACGCGACCACCGTCACCCGCGCCGCTTTGGCCCGGGTGGAGAAGGCCCGCGAGTCCCTTCCGGGCGCGCTGACCGTCACGGTCACGCGCGACTACGGCGAGACCGCGAAGCACAAGTCCGACGAGCTCCTCTATCACATGCTGCTCGCCACGCTCTCGGTCACCGTGCTGGTGGCCCTCGCCCTCGGTCTGCGCGAGGCGCTGGTGGTGCTGATCGCCGTGCCGGTCACGCTCGCGCTCACCTTGCTGGTGTACTGGATGGTGGGCTACACGCTCAACCGGATCACCTTGTTCGCGCTCATTTTTTCAATAGGGATCCTAGTGGATGACGCGATCGTCGTCGTGGAGAACATCCACCGTCACTTCGCGATGGGCGACGGACGGCCTCTGTGGAAGCTCGCGGTGGACGCCACCGACGAGGTGGGCAACCCCACCTTGCTCGCCACCTGGGCCGTGATCGCCGCGATCCTGCCCATGGCCTTCGTCGGCGGCCTCATGGGGCCGTACATGCGCCCGATCCCGGTCGGCGCCTCGTTCGCGATGCTGTTCTCGGCCTTCATCGCCTTCGTCGTGTCTCCCTGGGCGTTCGTGAAGATCCTGACCTATTGGAAGCCGAGCCCGGCCAAGGCGCACGCGGAGGAAGGCGCACTCGACCGCCTGTACCGCCGCGTGATGGGCCGCCTTCTCGACGACCGCAAGGCGCGGGCCTGGTACCTGGCCGCGACCGCGCTGATGCTCCTGGCCGCGGCCGCGCTCGTGCCGCTGAAGGCCGTCGTCATCAAGATGCTCCCGTTCGACGATAAGGACGACTTCGAGGTCGTGCTCAATATGCCCGAGGGCTCGTCCTTGACCGCGACGAAGGGCGCGGTGGCGGAGCTCTCCGCGGTCCTGCGGGCTGTCCCCGAGGTCGAGAGAGTCATCGCCTACCTCGGCGTGGGCGCGCCGCACAACTTCAACGGCCTCGTGCGTCACTACTTCCTGCGGACGAATCCCGATCAGGCCGACCTCGTCGTGCGGCTGACGCCGAAGGGCAAGCGGCGGCAGAGCCACCCGATCGCCCGCGGAGTGAGGCCGGCCGTCACCGAGATCGCCCGGAAATACGGCGCGCGCGTGCAGGTGGCCGAGGTCCCGCCGGGCCCGCCCGTGCTGTCGACTTTGGTGTTCGAGGTGTACGGGCCCGATGCCGCCAAGCGCGACGATTTCGCCCGGCGGCTGAAGGCTCTGCTCGAGATGACCCCGGACGTCACCGACGTGGACACCTATGTCCCCTCGCCGGAGCCGCTGAGCCGCCTCGTCGTCGACCGGGAGAAGGCGACGCTCAACGGCATCGCGCCAGCCTCGGTCGCCGCCGCCGCGCGCCTGGGCCTCGCCGGGGAGACCTTGGACCTGGCGCACATGGACGGCGAGCTCGAGCCCGTCGAGATCGCCCTGCGCCTTCCGGAGGACCGCCGCCGCTCCCTCGACGGGGCGCGCGCGGTGTCGTTGATCGCCCGTTCCGGCGCGCCCATCACGGTCGGCGCGCTCACGCGGGAATCGAGGCTCGACGCGGACGGCCCGGTCTACCACAAGAACCTGCGGCCCGTGTCCTACGTGATCGCCGAGGTCGGGGGCCGCACGGAGAGTCCGGTCTACGCCTTGCTCGACTTGAAGCCGCGCATCGAGAGGCTGGCGAGGGACGCCGGCGTCGACCTCGAGACCTGGTACACGCGCCTGCCCGACGACCGCTCCAAGCTCGCGCTGAAATGGGACGGCGAGTGGCAGATCACCTACGAGGTGTTCCGCGACATGGGCGTCGCCTTCGCCCTGGTGCTCCTCCTCATCTACGGCCTCGTCGTGGCCTGGTTCGAGTCCTTCACCGTCCCGCTCGTCATCATGGCGCCGATCCCGCTGACCTTGGTCGGCATCCTGCCCGCGCACTGGGCGATGGGCGCCTTCTTCACCGCCACCTCGATGATCGGCTTCATCGCGGGCGCGGGCATCGTCGTGCGCAACTCGATCATCCTCGTCGACTTCATCGAGCTGCGCCGCCGCGAGGGCATGACTCTGCGCGACGCGGTGATCGACGCGGGCGCGGTGCGCTTCCGGCCCATGCTCCTGACCGCGGCGGCCGTCGTCGCGGGCGCGGGCGTGATCCTGTTCGACCCCATCTTCCAGGGCCTGGCGGTGGCGTTGATGGCGGGCGAGGTCGCTTCCACCGTGCTCTCGCGCATCGCCGTGCCCGTACTCTACTTCATGATGGAGGAAGACCGATGA
- a CDS encoding TolC family protein encodes MRVFPLFLILAAAPAAALDLSAASEAAVLRSPAAAEAKARRAQAEAAGREAFWTRWPRLSARASAMRGDDPLYAFGELMTRRAVTAPDFNPDTLNHPGYRTAVHGSLELGVPLFTGFELTRAGRLAALSADEAEVMGGAAAQAVRLRTAGAYLRALKSEGVLEELDARLATARAAVDSAERLKKQGLVLGSDHQAALAVLSGLKAWRARAAAEREASRSELGVLLGGPAPETTGALLDWAAPLESDEALVAAALAARPDLRAAGLRERAAGVRRDGARHSLLPTVDAFAAVNNSADGFNSGAASRLVGVRASVLFGDPAYASRRARAAADEAAAGAARMSAEDAARGEVLARAAGLRGLAAALPELREALSRARESLEQVRPLYREGRQSVLEVLRAEEAVARLEEARLEAVCRQRSEWAALRAAQGRFDPDAVAVLGRSLEVPR; translated from the coding sequence ATGAGAGTCTTCCCGCTGTTCCTGATCCTGGCCGCCGCGCCCGCCGCGGCGCTGGACCTGTCGGCCGCGTCGGAGGCGGCCGTCCTGCGTTCGCCGGCGGCCGCCGAGGCGAAGGCCCGCCGGGCCCAGGCCGAGGCCGCCGGACGCGAGGCGTTCTGGACCCGCTGGCCTCGCCTGAGCGCCCGCGCGTCGGCGATGCGCGGCGACGACCCGCTGTACGCCTTCGGCGAGCTGATGACGCGGCGCGCCGTCACGGCCCCCGACTTCAACCCCGACACGCTCAATCATCCCGGCTACCGCACCGCCGTGCACGGGAGCCTGGAGCTGGGCGTGCCGCTGTTCACCGGCTTCGAGCTGACGCGGGCGGGGAGGCTCGCGGCGCTGTCGGCCGACGAGGCGGAGGTCATGGGCGGCGCGGCCGCCCAGGCCGTGCGCCTGCGGACGGCCGGCGCCTATCTGCGCGCCCTGAAGTCGGAGGGCGTCCTCGAGGAGCTCGACGCCCGCCTGGCCACGGCGCGCGCCGCGGTCGACAGCGCGGAGCGCCTCAAGAAGCAGGGCCTCGTGCTCGGCTCCGATCACCAGGCCGCGCTCGCCGTCCTGTCGGGCCTCAAGGCCTGGCGCGCGCGCGCCGCGGCCGAGCGCGAGGCGAGCCGCTCCGAGCTGGGCGTCCTGCTCGGCGGGCCCGCGCCCGAGACGACCGGGGCTTTGCTCGATTGGGCGGCCCCTCTGGAGAGCGACGAGGCCCTCGTCGCCGCGGCCCTGGCCGCGCGCCCCGACCTGCGCGCGGCCGGCCTGCGCGAGCGGGCGGCCGGCGTGCGCCGCGACGGCGCCAGGCACAGCCTGCTGCCGACGGTCGACGCCTTCGCCGCGGTGAATAACTCCGCCGACGGCTTCAACTCCGGCGCCGCGAGCCGCCTCGTGGGCGTGCGCGCGAGCGTGCTGTTCGGCGACCCCGCGTACGCCTCGCGGCGCGCGCGCGCCGCGGCCGATGAAGCCGCGGCCGGCGCGGCGCGGATGAGCGCCGAGGACGCGGCCCGCGGAGAGGTCCTGGCCCGCGCCGCGGGCCTCCGGGGCCTGGCCGCCGCGCTCCCGGAGCTGCGCGAGGCCCTGTCCCGGGCGCGAGAGTCGCTCGAGCAGGTCCGCCCCCTCTATCGGGAAGGCCGACAAAGCGTGCTCGAGGTCCTGCGCGCGGAGGAAGCCGTCGCCCGCCTCGAGGAGGCGCGGCTGGAGGCCGTCTGCCGCCAGCGCTCCGAATGGGCGGCCCTGCGCGCCGCGCAGGGGCGCTTCGACCCGGACGCCGTGGCCGTGCTCGGCCGCAGCCTGGAGGTCCCGCGATGA
- a CDS encoding sigma-70 family RNA polymerase sigma factor codes for MQAEKELIERSRNGDTEAFSSLVGRYEDRIYRLAKTVCAGLSAEADDVYQDTFITAFKKLKAFRGDSELGTWLYRIASNLCLMKRRKKRGEPFVPLLDRPHDHEDAPSHQFRDWAPTPEEAANKKELIGKVSGALAKLPMEYRLVLTLRDVEGLSAAETAKILKLSIPAVKSRLHRGRLFLRDEFERSL; via the coding sequence GTGCAGGCGGAAAAAGAACTCATCGAACGCAGCCGCAACGGGGACACCGAGGCTTTCTCGAGCCTCGTCGGCCGCTACGAGGACCGCATCTACCGGTTGGCGAAGACCGTCTGCGCGGGCCTCTCCGCCGAGGCCGACGACGTCTACCAGGACACCTTCATCACCGCCTTCAAGAAGCTCAAGGCCTTCCGCGGCGATTCGGAGCTGGGCACCTGGCTGTACCGCATCGCCTCGAACCTGTGCCTGATGAAGCGGCGCAAGAAGCGCGGCGAGCCGTTCGTGCCGCTCCTCGACCGCCCGCACGACCACGAGGACGCCCCGTCGCATCAATTCCGGGACTGGGCCCCCACCCCGGAGGAGGCCGCCAACAAGAAGGAGCTCATCGGAAAAGTCTCCGGGGCGTTGGCCAAGCTGCCGATGGAGTACCGGCTCGTGCTGACTTTGCGCGACGTCGAGGGGCTCTCCGCGGCGGAGACGGCGAAGATCCTGAAGCTGAGCATCCCCGCGGTCAAATCCCGCCTCCATCGCGGGCGGCTGTTCCTCCGCGACGAGTTCGAGCGCTCCCTATGA
- a CDS encoding transposase: MRFRRYPYEWPGIPAWCWPRVARELPSIRKQPFLKALRKGGRPRCDDRLALGAILWRLRCGGTWSELPERFGSAATARRRLAKWQRGCILERAWRAYLYQQSRGELERWRDCFEAGAFRGESFWRYDLDRVWRTEFAPIVAEKL, encoded by the coding sequence ATGCGATTTCGCAGATACCCGTATGAATGGCCGGGAATCCCGGCGTGGTGCTGGCCGCGCGTCGCGCGCGAGCTTCCGTCGATCAGGAAACAGCCGTTCCTGAAGGCTCTGCGAAAGGGCGGGCGGCCCCGCTGCGACGACCGGTTGGCTCTCGGGGCGATCCTCTGGCGACTGCGCTGCGGCGGCACCTGGAGCGAGCTTCCGGAGCGGTTCGGCTCCGCCGCCACGGCGCGCCGGCGCCTGGCGAAATGGCAAAGGGGGTGCATTTTGGAGCGGGCCTGGCGCGCGTATCTTTATCAGCAAAGCAGGGGCGAGCTGGAGCGCTGGCGGGACTGCTTCGAGGCTGGCGCCTTCCGGGGCGAGTCGTTCTGGCGCTACGATCTAGACCGCGTCTGGAGGACGGAGTTCGCGCCGATCGTGGCGGAAAAACTATGA